The nucleotide sequence GAGACACTGGTATGTAACGATATCCTGGGCCAACCGCGGCCTGGTGACACTTCCGGCGCGGATAATACACCTGGTATCCACAAAGACAAGCCTCCTGAGAATGAGCCTGTGCAAGTGGCTGGCGTTCCACTTGTACTCGACTTGGTTGCCAAATGGCTGTTTCAAATACCTGAGCCGAAGCCTATTGCACTTGGACGGACCGAACAACCCACTGTACACCCTCATGATGACATCGGGGCGCTCCAAGATCTTTGCGATGTCAAAAAATATCCAAAACTCGAAATGCTTGGAAGAATTCTCCAGGAGTCAGGCGACAGGGCTTGCCACAAGCTTATCAATTTCCACCAGAGGATGGCCAACTTCCAGGAGGGGGTACGCAAGGCTTGGCATCTCAACAAATGTCTCGCAAACCTCAGGAAGACTGCACCAACTAAGCGTTTTCGACCACCTGCTGCACAACGGATTCCCCGAACAAAGTGGGAGAACATGACGCCGCGCGACCTCTCCAGTCGCCTTTTCGAGAAGCTATACAGTAGCGTTTGTCAGAATCAGGATCACCAGGTCAAGCTTCAGTTGAATGGATTTGACATGGATGGTTTCTTGGCGCCGCCAATACATTTCAACTTGTTCCTCCCTTCCTGCCCTACCAACGACCTTTGGCAAAAATGTCAGTGTAGGGCCATTGTGCCAAGGTAGGTATTTACCATTGCCAATGTCAGGCTGCCCTTATGTGTTGCATGCACTAATACCTTTTGCAAAACAGGAAGGTCAACAGCTTACCCGAAGACGTGGAAATGATTGTCGATCTCTGCGAAGACATTCGGGCCCTTAATGAGAACCACCACCTGCCAACAGTTTTGGCCGTCCAttttgaggttgttgagccCGGTCATCGATACTACCTTTGGCACGACACCAAGTATCAGCTTGATACGCCGCAGCACTTTCAAGATGCCAAGCCAACAATATCTCTGGACTACCTGATTTGCAGCGGCTTCCTTACCGACATACCAGAAGGAGGCGTCTTCGGGATGAACGACAAGGCTGTTCTAGCATTGTCTCTTTCTAGGTGCTTTCTCCATCTGTGGGGTACCAATTGGCTCAAAGACCCTTGGACGGCGGGCAATATACATTTCCTTGCACAGTCCGATGAGATCTGGAATCCTCACCATCCCTTCATTCACTGCTCCCTCGACAATTCCTCGCCCACATCTTCAACTGAGGCTACGATTTCGCTTTTTTCCTTCGcaaagctcctcctcgagatTGAAACTGGCACACGCATTGACGTTGACCCCTCCTCAGTAACCCAGGATGAGTTCGAGGACACAATTGTCAGCATTCTTGATTCTAGAGGCGATAGATTTGGAAGAAGAGAGTACAACGCCGCGGTAGATGGATGTTTTCATATCTTCGCATTAGTTAACAAACAGAGCAACGAAGCAGGCGGTGTGGTGGACGAACTGGATATGATGAGAAAGGCCATTTACGACGCGATTGTCGAGCCACTTGAGCAAAATTTCAATCTCATTCCAAACCCGAGCAAAGCGCTTTACGTGAAGAAGCTTCATTTGGAGCGAAAGAGAGGGACGTATGGAGTGGCGACGTTCCAGCCGGAATATCACCAACCCACAAGGAAACGTGGTTCAACAGACTCGACGATGTTCTTTGATGGTGAGATCGTACGCACGGTCGATGAGTATGTACCTCTTTACTATCACCTTGCTAACCCCCCGTTTCCTACCGAACCTGTACGCTTGGACTATCTCGATGGCATGCCTTTCAATATCACAAGGCTATTCCCGCTGTCCTCACAATTACAATACAAGCTAAACCTTTGAATGCAGGCGGGTTGACCGAGCCGCGAAATTCTTCGATTCCATGGACCGATTCCATGCCCAGTTCATACAACCGAGGATCACAAAGAGCAATGGACTACGGCCTGTTAAGATTGCGATATTAGACACCGGGATTGAAGTTGATAATAGCAGCCTTCAAGGTGTGTTGGATAACATCAAGGATTCGAGAAAAGCTTCTGGCTTTCGGGATTGGAGAAGAGGTTCAATCCGCGCAGTTCAATCATTCGTCACGTCTCCAGGAGACGAAAGGGATGTAGTAGGCCACGGCACACATGTAGCGTGGCTTGCTCTCAAGACAGCCCTCAACGTTGAAGTATACATCGCGAAGGTCTCCGCCGGCAAACAGTTCGATGACAACACAGCCGTGGCGAAAGCAATCCATTGGGCCATGGATCAAGAGGTGGACATCATGGTCATGTCATTTGGCTCTGCATATATAGATAAGGGGGTGAGCGACGCCATTGACCGTGCTGTAACCACTCGACCGCACCCAACACTTGTCTTTGCGGCGGCGTCAAACTCGGGGCTCAACAGCCGGCCAACTTTTCCTGCCACCCACGACAAGGTTATTGGTGTATATTCCTTGGATGGATACGGAAACGACAACGGGGGCTTGAACCCGTCTCGACAACCAGGAGGCACTTATTTTGGCACATTAGGTGTCGGAATAGAGATGCTGTGGAACAACAAAAAGGAGGCCCGATCCGGAAGCTCATATGCTGCGCCAATCGCCGCTGGTATCGCCGCGAATTGTCTGGTT is from Podospora pseudopauciseta strain CBS 411.78 chromosome 5 map unlocalized CBS411.78m_5.2, whole genome shotgun sequence and encodes:
- a CDS encoding uncharacterized protein (COG:O; MEROPS:MER0001699; EggNog:ENOG503PDQC), which codes for MMDRQYLNTTSEERQRFDSSVQERRILDVVQPLFATNLPWKLEADSDHGNGLAEQINAQTAKEMFLHELVTAGLYLRELKSALSVRSFRLCLETSSDLLAFLETLVCNDILGQPRPGDTSGADNTPGIHKDKPPENEPVQVAGVPLVLDLVAKWLFQIPEPKPIALGRTEQPTVHPHDDIGALQDLCDVKKYPKLEMLGRILQESGDRACHKLINFHQRMANFQEGVRKAWHLNKCLANLRKTAPTKRFRPPAAQRIPRTKWENMTPRDLSSRLFEKLYSSVCQNQDHQVKLQLNGFDMDGFLAPPIHFNLFLPSCPTNDLWQKCQCRAIVPRKVNSLPEDVEMIVDLCEDIRALNENHHLPTVLAVHFEVVEPGHRYYLWHDTKYQLDTPQHFQDAKPTISLDYLICSGFLTDIPEGGVFGMNDKAVLALSLSRCFLHLWGTNWLKDPWTAGNIHFLAQSDEIWNPHHPFIHCSLDNSSPTSSTEATISLFSFAKLLLEIETGTRIDVDPSSVTQDEFEDTIVSILDSRGDRFGRREYNAAVDGCFHIFALVNKQSNEAGGVVDELDMMRKAIYDAIVEPLEQNFNLIPNPSKALYVKKLHLERKRGTYGVATFQPEYHQPTRKRGSTDSTMFFDGEIVRTVDERVDRAAKFFDSMDRFHAQFIQPRITKSNGLRPVKIAILDTGIEVDNSSLQGVLDNIKDSRKASGFRDWRRGSIRAVQSFVTSPGDERDVVGHGTHVAWLALKTALNVEVYIAKVSAGKQFDDNTAVAKAIHWAMDQEVDIMVMSFGSAYIDKGVSDAIDRAVTTRPHPTLVFAAASNSGLNSRPTFPATHDKVIGVYSLDGYGNDNGGLNPSRQPGGTYFGTLGVGIEMLWNNKKEARSGSSYAAPIAAGIAANCLVWLEHMLKKGYFSQDQYMWLRTIEGMRYMLRKQAMGSNGDRVGILSLAPWVLWRRDLTDVEVCTILKEGMPLFR